From Apis mellifera strain DH4 linkage group LG5, Amel_HAv3.1, whole genome shotgun sequence, the proteins below share one genomic window:
- the LOC409728 gene encoding 40S ribosomal protein S5: MAEMETYDDIVVPTTTTLPVALSAELPEIKLFGRWNCDDVQVNDMSLQDYIAVKEKNAKYLPHSAGRYAAKRFRKAQCPIVERLTNSLMMHGRNNGKKLMAVRIVKHAFEIIHLLTGDNPLQVLVTAIINSGPREDSTRIGRAGTVRRQAVDVSPLRRVNQAIWLLCTGAREAAFRNIKTIAECLADELINAAKGSSNSYAIKKKDELERVAKSNR; this comes from the exons atGGCTGAAATGGAAACATATGATGATATAGTGGTACCTACCACGACGACATTACCAGTGGCCCTTTCTGCAGAACTacctgaaattaaattatttggtcGCTGGAATTGTGATGATGTACAAGTGAATGATATGTCTTTACAAGATTATATTGCcgttaaagagaaaaatgcaaaatatttaccaCATTCTGCTGGACGTTATGCCGCAAAAAGATTTCGGAAAGCGCAATGTCCTATAGTCGAACGTTTGACAAACTCTTTAATGATGCATGGTAGAAATAATGGGAAAAAGTTAATGGCAGTAAGAATTGTAAAACATGcctttgaaataattcacCTGCTCACGGGTGATAATCCTTTAcag GTTCTTGTGACTGCTATCATCAATTCTGGACCTAGAGAAGATTCTACGCGTATCGGTCGAGCCGGTACAGTTAGGAGACAGGCGGTGGATGTTTCTCCGTTACGACGAGTAAATCAGGCTATTTGGTTGTTATGTACAGGTGCTAGGGAAGCCGCGTTCCGTAATATTAAAACCATCGCCGAATGTTTAGCCGATGAACTCATTAATGCTGCCAAAGGTTCGTCTAACTCTTAcgcgattaaaaagaaagacgaACTCGAACGTGTTGCTAAATCTAATCGATAA
- the LOC413014 gene encoding NADH dehydrogenase [ubiquinone] 1 alpha subcomplex subunit 5 yields the protein MSKILKKTTGLTGLAVSSNPRLELSVLYDRILRLSSHLPKEYIYRKSVENLAKERINIVKENENIAVIEEKINQGQVEELINHAKNEIFLIQDIIEQRPWENLMEKAPPHQWTWPAYK from the exons ATGTCAAAAATACTGAAAAAg ACAACAGGATTAACGGGACTTGCCGTGTCCTCGAATCCTCGTTTGGAACTTAGTGTATTATACGATAGAATTTTGCGACTTTCAAGTCATTTGCCGAAGGAATATATTTACAGAAAGTCTGTCGAGAATTTGGCgaaggaaagaataaatatcgtgaaagag aatgaaaatattgccgttatagaagaaaagataaatcaaGGACAAgtagaagaattaataaaccatgcgaaaaacgaaatattcttGATACAAGATATAATTGAACAGCGACCATGGGAAAACTTGATGGAGAAAGCA